In Anaeromusa acidaminophila DSM 3853, one genomic interval encodes:
- a CDS encoding nucleoside-diphosphate sugar epimerase/dehydratase: MILLIVCDAAIVAATPWLGFSLRFEDGLIPMVFSRNYELVVGAVVGINIVCCYFLGLYRILWQYASIHELIVIVCAVSIGSLLSVAYSFFADCTLPRSVYIISWILNIGGIGVSRLFLRVYYYFRIRAQRKKAETSVLIIGAGDAGAVIARELKGQVTEAKRLVGFLDDSDFKKKQSLFGVPVLGGTKDLLQVVVANEIDEIIIAMPSVGGKKIREISQKCKETNCRVRIVPGIYELIDGQVSLKQVRDLNLEDLLRREPVELEQTEISGYLTDKRVLVTGAGGSIGSELCRQIMVFQPRELILLGRGENSIYETHLALKADFPDGVFRTVIADVRDEGRMNEVFSQIHPQVIFHAAAHKHVPLMELQPNEAIRNNIFGTYSVARTAMKYNVERFILISTDKAVNPTSVMGATKRVAELIICYFNGLADNTTYAAVRFGNVLGSRGSVVPLFQRQIKQGGPLTITHPDMSRYFMTIPEAAQLVLQAGSQSTGGEVFVLDMGEPVNILDMAKDLIELSGLKPYEDISIEFCGLRPGEKMFEELLTAEEGTKATCHAKVFIANIRSIEGEILKDALKKLSVCNSLKEVFEILHELVPAYKCHVKT, from the coding sequence ATGATATTGTTAATAGTCTGCGATGCAGCTATTGTTGCTGCTACGCCCTGGCTTGGATTTTCGTTACGATTTGAGGATGGCCTGATTCCTATGGTGTTTTCAAGAAATTATGAACTCGTAGTGGGAGCGGTTGTTGGAATCAACATTGTCTGCTGCTACTTTCTTGGTTTGTATCGAATTCTTTGGCAGTATGCCAGCATTCATGAGTTGATTGTAATTGTGTGTGCGGTAAGCATAGGAAGTCTTTTGAGCGTGGCTTATTCTTTTTTTGCGGATTGCACACTCCCTCGAAGCGTCTATATCATTAGCTGGATTTTGAACATTGGGGGAATTGGGGTTAGCCGTTTATTCCTACGGGTCTATTATTATTTTAGGATTAGAGCGCAGCGCAAGAAAGCAGAGACATCAGTATTGATTATTGGAGCGGGTGACGCTGGGGCTGTTATCGCACGAGAATTAAAAGGCCAGGTAACTGAGGCAAAGAGATTGGTAGGCTTTCTTGATGATTCGGATTTTAAGAAGAAACAAAGTTTATTTGGCGTTCCGGTTCTAGGAGGCACGAAAGATTTGCTTCAAGTTGTTGTAGCAAATGAAATTGATGAAATTATCATTGCCATGCCTTCAGTCGGTGGTAAAAAAATTCGTGAAATTTCACAAAAATGCAAAGAGACAAATTGCCGGGTGCGAATTGTGCCTGGGATTTACGAACTAATTGATGGGCAGGTTTCGCTAAAGCAAGTGCGGGATTTGAATTTAGAAGATTTGTTGCGCAGAGAACCCGTGGAGTTAGAACAGACCGAAATTTCCGGGTATTTAACAGATAAGCGTGTTTTGGTTACAGGTGCAGGCGGCTCTATTGGCTCGGAACTGTGTCGCCAAATTATGGTGTTTCAGCCCCGAGAGCTGATCTTATTGGGACGAGGGGAGAACAGCATATATGAAACGCATTTAGCGTTAAAAGCAGACTTTCCAGATGGTGTATTCCGTACGGTTATTGCTGATGTGCGGGATGAGGGTCGAATGAACGAAGTCTTTTCTCAGATTCACCCTCAAGTTATTTTTCATGCGGCGGCGCACAAGCATGTGCCTTTGATGGAACTGCAGCCCAATGAAGCGATTCGTAATAATATCTTCGGAACATATTCCGTGGCTCGAACTGCTATGAAATACAATGTAGAACGGTTTATTTTGATTTCGACGGATAAAGCAGTCAATCCAACCAGCGTAATGGGGGCGACAAAGCGCGTTGCAGAATTGATTATTTGTTACTTCAATGGCCTGGCAGACAATACAACCTATGCGGCAGTTCGGTTTGGCAATGTTTTAGGAAGCAGAGGAAGCGTTGTTCCGTTGTTCCAACGGCAGATTAAGCAAGGCGGACCTTTGACAATTACCCACCCGGATATGAGTCGGTATTTTATGACTATTCCGGAAGCAGCTCAACTTGTGTTGCAGGCTGGCTCACAGTCGACAGGGGGCGAAGTATTTGTTTTAGATATGGGAGAACCTGTTAATATTTTGGATATGGCAAAGGATTTAATCGAGCTATCTGGCTTGAAACCATACGAGGACATTTCCATTGAATTTTGTGGACTCAGGCCAGGAGAAAAAATGTTTGAAGAATTATTGACTGCAGAAGAAGGAACAAAGGCAACGTGTCACGCCAAGGTGTTTATTGCCAATATTCGCTCTATTGAGGGTGAAATATTGAAAGATGCTCTGAAGAAATTAAGCGTGTGCAACTCATTGAAGGAGGTATTTGAAATTTTGCATGAACTAGTACCAGCGTATAAATGCCATGTAAAAACTTAA
- the gmd gene encoding GDP-mannose 4,6-dehydratase, with protein MKKAIITGITGQDGAYLAELLLDKGYEVHGIKRRSSLFNTDRIDHLYRDKHESGVHFFLHYGDMTDSTNLIRIIQQVQPDEIYNLAAQSHVQVSFDTPEYTANVDALGTLRILEAIRILGLEKKTRFYQASTSELYGLVQETPQKETTPFYPRSPYAVAKLYGYWITVNYREAYGIYACNGILFNHESPIRGETFVTRKITRAVARIHLGLQNKLYLGNLDAKRDWGFAKDYVEAMWLMLQQDKAEDFVIATGVTQTVRSFVEKAFAEVGMELLWQGQGVNERGIDKATGTVVVEVDPRYFRPTEVELLLGDAAKAKTKLGWLPSTSLDELVHMMVKKDLVEAKRDLLCQNNGFEIHQYHE; from the coding sequence ATGAAAAAGGCGATTATTACAGGTATAACGGGGCAAGATGGGGCATATTTGGCAGAACTATTATTGGACAAGGGCTATGAAGTTCACGGAATAAAGCGACGATCTTCCTTGTTTAATACGGATCGTATTGATCATTTATATCGGGATAAGCATGAAAGTGGAGTACACTTTTTTTTGCATTATGGAGATATGACGGACTCGACCAATCTGATTCGTATTATTCAACAAGTCCAGCCGGATGAAATCTACAATCTTGCCGCTCAAAGCCATGTGCAGGTGTCGTTTGATACGCCTGAGTACACGGCTAACGTGGATGCTCTTGGAACGTTACGCATTTTAGAAGCTATCCGTATTCTTGGCTTAGAGAAAAAGACGCGCTTTTATCAGGCGTCAACCAGTGAACTATACGGGCTGGTGCAGGAAACCCCGCAAAAAGAAACTACACCTTTTTATCCGCGCAGCCCGTATGCCGTTGCGAAATTATATGGTTACTGGATTACCGTTAACTATCGTGAAGCGTATGGTATCTATGCTTGCAACGGTATTTTGTTCAATCATGAATCGCCGATTCGAGGCGAAACCTTTGTGACGCGCAAGATTACCAGGGCGGTTGCTCGCATTCATTTGGGCTTGCAAAATAAGCTTTATCTGGGAAATTTGGATGCAAAAAGGGACTGGGGCTTTGCCAAAGACTATGTGGAAGCCATGTGGTTAATGCTGCAGCAGGATAAGGCGGAAGACTTTGTGATTGCAACCGGTGTTACGCAAACGGTGCGTTCATTTGTGGAAAAGGCGTTTGCTGAAGTGGGCATGGAACTTTTATGGCAGGGACAGGGCGTAAATGAACGCGGCATTGATAAAGCAACAGGAACTGTAGTAGTGGAAGTTGATCCGCGCTATTTTAGGCCGACAGAAGTAGAGCTGCTGCTAGGTGATGCAGCGAAAGCGAAAACAAAATTGGGGTGGCTTCCGAGTACCTCGCTTGATGAATTGGTGCATATGATGGTGAAGAAAGATTTAGTAGAGGCAAAAAGAGACTTGCTTTGCCAAAATAATGGCTTTGAAATTCACCAGTATCATGAATAA
- the fcl gene encoding GDP-L-fucose synthase, with the protein MNSDSKIYVAGHNGLVGSALVRQLKSQGYQNIVTVTRKEVGLTEQNAVKQFFEQEKPEYVFLAAAKVGGIWANSTRPAEFIYENLMIESNIIHQAWKTGVKKLLFLGSSCIYPKLAEQPIKEEALLTGPLEPTNDAYAIAKIAGIKMCQAYNAQYGTAFISVMPTNLYGPFDNFDLENSHVLPALIRKFHDAKRDGAQQVVVWGTGTPIREFLYVDDLAEACVFLMKNYQESKIVNIGTGIGTSIRELANLVATAVGYNGEIVFDTSKPDGTPVKVNDTNYIHSLGWKASISLEDGLQQTYRWYQEYYERGETL; encoded by the coding sequence ATGAACAGTGATTCCAAGATATACGTGGCTGGCCATAATGGCCTAGTGGGTTCTGCATTAGTACGCCAATTAAAATCGCAAGGGTATCAAAATATAGTAACTGTTACAAGAAAAGAAGTTGGTTTGACTGAGCAAAATGCGGTGAAACAATTTTTTGAGCAGGAAAAGCCGGAGTATGTATTTTTGGCAGCGGCTAAAGTAGGCGGTATTTGGGCAAACTCTACAAGACCTGCTGAGTTTATTTATGAGAATCTCATGATTGAAAGCAACATTATTCACCAAGCATGGAAAACGGGAGTGAAAAAATTACTTTTTCTAGGAAGCTCATGTATCTATCCTAAGCTGGCTGAGCAGCCAATAAAAGAGGAAGCCCTTCTGACAGGACCGCTGGAGCCTACAAACGATGCATATGCAATCGCTAAGATTGCCGGCATAAAAATGTGCCAAGCCTATAATGCGCAATATGGGACAGCGTTTATTTCCGTAATGCCGACAAACCTGTATGGACCATTTGATAACTTTGACTTGGAAAACTCACATGTATTGCCGGCGTTAATCAGAAAGTTCCATGATGCCAAAAGAGACGGGGCTCAGCAGGTCGTGGTATGGGGAACCGGAACACCGATACGCGAATTTTTGTATGTAGATGATTTGGCTGAAGCCTGTGTCTTTTTAATGAAAAACTACCAAGAGAGTAAAATTGTTAATATTGGAACCGGAATAGGAACGAGCATTCGTGAGTTGGCCAACCTGGTGGCTACGGCTGTGGGGTATAATGGGGAAATTGTATTTGACACCTCTAAACCGGATGGGACGCCTGTGAAAGTAAATGATACAAACTATATTCATAGTCTTGGGTGGAAAGCTTCTATTTCGCTTGAAGATGGTTTGCAACAAACGTATAGATGGTATCAAGAGTATTACGAAAGAGGCGAGACGTTGTGA
- the rfbF gene encoding glucose-1-phosphate cytidylyltransferase: MKVVILAGGFGTRISEESHLKPKPMIEIGGRPILWHIMKIYSHFGFNEFIICLGYKGYYIKEYFAHYFLHESDITFDFREGNQQVIHNQTAEPWMVTLVNTGMETMTGGRVKRIQKYVGNETFMLTYGDGVSDIDLHKLYESHKLHGKIGTVTSIQPAGRYGSLQIDEQNQVVGFREKPLGDCGYISGGFFVFEPEIFDYIDGDETFLEKEPLEKLANNNQLQAYKHSGFWQSMDTMRDKTLLENFWKSGEAPWKLWG; the protein is encoded by the coding sequence GTGAAGGTAGTCATCTTAGCAGGTGGTTTTGGGACACGTATTAGTGAAGAGTCGCATTTAAAGCCGAAACCAATGATTGAGATCGGTGGCAGGCCTATTTTGTGGCATATAATGAAAATTTATTCTCATTTTGGGTTTAATGAATTTATTATTTGCTTGGGGTATAAGGGGTATTACATTAAAGAGTATTTTGCACATTATTTTTTGCATGAATCAGATATAACCTTTGATTTTCGCGAAGGAAATCAGCAAGTTATACATAATCAAACCGCAGAACCGTGGATGGTCACATTGGTGAATACAGGCATGGAAACAATGACGGGCGGGAGAGTAAAACGCATTCAGAAGTATGTCGGCAATGAAACCTTTATGCTTACGTATGGTGATGGAGTCAGTGACATTGATTTACATAAATTATATGAATCCCATAAGCTGCATGGAAAAATAGGTACGGTGACCTCCATTCAACCAGCGGGACGATACGGATCATTGCAGATTGACGAGCAAAATCAAGTTGTGGGATTTCGTGAAAAACCGTTAGGGGATTGTGGTTATATCAGCGGGGGCTTTTTTGTCTTTGAGCCGGAGATCTTTGATTACATTGATGGAGACGAGACTTTTTTAGAAAAAGAACCATTGGAGAAATTAGCTAATAACAATCAGTTGCAAGCATATAAACATAGCGGATTTTGGCAGTCAATGGACACGATGCGTGATAAAACCTTGTTAGAAAACTTTTGGAAATCAGGCGAGGCTCCTTGGAAATTGTGGGGTTAG
- the rfbG gene encoding CDP-glucose 4,6-dehydratase yields MDEMNFWRGKRVLITGHTGFKGAWLSLWLSSLGANVAGYSLRPPTSPSLFQECKTYELMESFIGDICDLERLKAVIFEIKPEVVFHLAAQPMVLEGYRDPVNTYSTNIMGTINLLESIRASESVKAVVNITTDKCYENKEWLWGYRENESLGGRDPYSNSKACSELITAAYRESYFSSMNDDYPRIATARAGNVIGGGDWGKDRLIPDFIRAIMAKEKLKIRYPDAVRPWQHVLEPLRGYLLLANRLYNKEDSAIGAWNFGPSYHGEWSVRKVINQIKHLWGADAEWERTGTQLFHEANYLRLDSTKAKVNLGWEAVLSMEETVMMTVEWYKMYYNKEKRDVRAATLAQIEQYLTKIGQVG; encoded by the coding sequence ATGGATGAAATGAATTTCTGGAGGGGAAAACGCGTTCTTATAACCGGTCATACTGGATTTAAAGGTGCATGGCTTTCTTTATGGTTGTCTTCCTTGGGGGCTAATGTTGCAGGATATTCGCTTCGCCCCCCAACATCGCCTAGCTTATTTCAAGAATGCAAGACCTATGAATTGATGGAGTCTTTCATCGGGGATATTTGCGATTTAGAAAGATTGAAAGCTGTTATTTTCGAAATAAAGCCGGAAGTGGTGTTTCACTTGGCGGCACAGCCTATGGTTTTGGAAGGCTACCGAGATCCTGTGAACACATATAGCACTAATATTATGGGGACTATAAACTTACTTGAGAGTATAAGAGCAAGCGAGTCTGTTAAAGCAGTAGTTAATATTACCACAGACAAGTGTTACGAGAACAAAGAGTGGTTGTGGGGATACCGGGAAAATGAATCACTTGGCGGAAGAGACCCGTATTCCAATAGCAAGGCTTGCTCTGAATTAATAACTGCCGCTTATCGGGAGTCCTACTTTTCCTCAATGAATGATGATTATCCTCGAATTGCAACAGCTCGAGCAGGTAATGTAATTGGCGGAGGAGATTGGGGAAAAGACCGGCTTATTCCTGATTTCATTAGAGCGATTATGGCGAAGGAAAAATTGAAGATTCGATATCCGGACGCGGTGCGTCCCTGGCAACATGTGTTAGAGCCGCTGCGAGGATATTTATTATTAGCTAATCGCTTGTACAATAAGGAGGATAGTGCAATTGGTGCGTGGAACTTTGGTCCGTCTTACCACGGGGAATGGTCTGTAAGAAAAGTTATAAATCAAATTAAGCATTTATGGGGGGCGGACGCAGAGTGGGAACGTACCGGCACGCAATTATTTCATGAAGCTAATTATTTGAGGCTGGATTCAACCAAGGCAAAAGTGAACCTTGGTTGGGAAGCGGTTTTGTCAATGGAAGAGACAGTGATGATGACGGTGGAGTGGTATAAAATGTATTATAATAAAGAGAAAAGAGATGTGCGGGCAGCTACGTTGGCGCAGATTGAACAATACCTTACGAAAATAGGACAAGTGGGATGA
- a CDS encoding class I SAM-dependent methyltransferase has product MKEKKCRFCGSKLQQTFVDLGMSPLSNAYIKQEELVNGETFYPLKTYVCSECFLVQLEEFASPEAIFSDYAYFSSYSESWLAHAKEYTQMMQRRFSLKRESQIVEIASNDGYLLQYFKNDGFSVLGIEPAQNVAKEAIAKGIDSHVGFFGRALARKLKAKGKQADVLLGNNVLAHVPDINDFVAGMEILLADDGVITMEFPHLLQLIKQRQFDTIYHEHFSYLSFYTVEKVFAAHGLKIFDVEELQTHGGSLRIFATKKNSLSHEINARVSLMKVQEQKAGIDLLGTYKNFGEEVCASKRELLHLLISLKSQGKCIVGYGAPAKGNTLLNYCGVRTDFLEYTVDRNPYKQGRFLPGTRIPVFSPDKIKATKPDYVLILPWNLKEEIVKQMEGIRSWGGKFIVPIPHVEVI; this is encoded by the coding sequence ATGAAAGAGAAAAAATGCCGTTTTTGTGGGAGTAAATTGCAACAGACTTTTGTTGACTTAGGGATGTCTCCATTGTCTAATGCATATATTAAACAAGAAGAACTGGTAAATGGAGAAACCTTTTATCCATTAAAAACCTATGTATGTAGTGAGTGCTTTTTAGTGCAACTCGAAGAATTTGCAAGCCCGGAAGCTATTTTTAGCGATTATGCTTACTTCAGTTCTTATTCGGAATCGTGGTTGGCCCATGCCAAAGAGTACACGCAAATGATGCAAAGAAGATTCTCGTTAAAACGGGAAAGTCAAATTGTCGAGATTGCAAGCAATGACGGGTACTTACTCCAGTACTTTAAGAATGATGGATTTTCGGTATTGGGAATTGAACCAGCCCAGAATGTTGCTAAAGAGGCAATTGCCAAGGGGATTGATTCCCATGTTGGCTTTTTTGGACGTGCATTAGCCAGGAAGCTAAAAGCAAAAGGCAAACAGGCAGATGTACTTTTAGGCAACAACGTATTAGCGCATGTACCAGACATTAATGATTTTGTCGCCGGAATGGAAATTTTACTTGCGGACGATGGGGTTATTACCATGGAGTTTCCTCATTTGCTGCAACTGATAAAGCAGCGGCAGTTTGACACGATTTATCACGAGCATTTTTCGTATTTATCCTTTTATACGGTAGAAAAAGTATTTGCAGCGCATGGATTGAAAATATTCGATGTAGAAGAACTGCAGACCCATGGCGGATCACTAAGAATTTTTGCGACCAAGAAAAATTCTCTGAGTCATGAAATAAATGCGCGTGTAAGTCTGATGAAAGTTCAAGAGCAGAAAGCCGGCATTGATTTGCTGGGAACATATAAAAATTTTGGTGAGGAAGTTTGTGCATCAAAGCGAGAATTGTTGCACCTGCTGATTTCTTTAAAGAGTCAAGGCAAATGTATTGTAGGATATGGGGCGCCTGCCAAGGGAAATACGTTGTTAAACTATTGCGGAGTGAGAACTGACTTTTTGGAGTATACCGTAGATCGAAATCCGTACAAGCAAGGACGGTTTTTGCCAGGAACAAGAATTCCTGTTTTTTCACCGGATAAAATCAAAGCAACAAAACCGGACTATGTACTGATTCTCCCCTGGAATTTAAAAGAGGAAATCGTTAAACAGATGGAAGGGATTCGCTCTTGGGGTGGAAAATTCATCGTACCAATTCCGCATGTTGAGGTGATCTGA
- the rfbC gene encoding dTDP-4-dehydrorhamnose 3,5-epimerase — protein MRITETSIPGAFIVEPEPIADERGFFARTWCAKEFEEKGLCSRFVQNSISFNAKRGTLRGMHFQKAPYEEIKLVSCTTGAIYDVILDVRDSSPAFGKWEAVELTSSNRKMLYIPAGVAHGFQTLENETMVFYQISEFYHPEAAQTIYWNDEGVSISWPLKPIVISKKDKECYQK, from the coding sequence ATGCGCATAACGGAAACCAGCATACCTGGAGCATTTATTGTAGAGCCGGAGCCTATCGCAGATGAACGAGGCTTTTTTGCAAGAACCTGGTGTGCGAAGGAGTTCGAAGAAAAAGGTCTGTGTTCAAGGTTTGTTCAAAACAGTATCTCTTTTAATGCGAAACGTGGAACGCTGAGGGGCATGCATTTTCAAAAAGCTCCTTATGAAGAGATAAAGTTGGTTTCGTGTACTACAGGAGCCATTTATGATGTGATTTTGGACGTGAGAGATAGTTCTCCTGCTTTTGGCAAATGGGAAGCAGTTGAGTTGACTAGCTCTAATCGGAAAATGCTGTACATTCCGGCTGGAGTGGCGCATGGCTTTCAAACCTTAGAAAATGAGACGATGGTTTTCTACCAGATAAGCGAATTTTATCATCCAGAAGCAGCACAAACGATATACTGGAACGATGAGGGAGTTTCTATTTCATGGCCGTTGAAACCAATTGTTATTTCGAAAAAAGATAAGGAATGCTATCAGAAATAG
- a CDS encoding NAD-dependent epimerase/dehydratase family protein: protein MRERVIVTGGTGFIGKYILDKLSSQDKEIHVFSRKKYQTPESSSYQSVVWHNIDLLSMDKVVEELKDLRAAYLLHGAWDVAGSQYWESSNNLEWLSASIGLLKNFVEFGGKRVVGIGTCAEYLWDNSILIEGLSPCIPDTLYGYCKLTYSNLLHYYCNKFGVSAAWGRLFYVYGPNEGGNKLITSTIEKLCKEGKVACRQPKREVDYIYVKDAAEALARLLFSSVEGNINIGSGKPVKIQNIIEMVINKLNIEEYECDFFSEIVNYKNVVADITRLNSELGFGLNYSLEQGIDEMIAWWKANEISK from the coding sequence TTGAGAGAACGTGTAATCGTAACTGGAGGCACAGGATTTATTGGGAAGTATATTTTAGATAAATTGTCTTCTCAAGATAAAGAAATACATGTGTTTTCTCGGAAAAAATATCAAACACCGGAAAGTAGTTCATATCAGTCAGTTGTGTGGCATAATATAGACTTATTATCTATGGATAAAGTTGTGGAGGAATTGAAAGACTTGCGTGCGGCCTATTTATTACATGGCGCATGGGATGTTGCTGGTTCACAGTATTGGGAATCAAGTAATAATTTAGAATGGTTAAGTGCGAGTATTGGCTTATTAAAAAACTTTGTGGAGTTTGGAGGAAAACGTGTTGTAGGTATAGGTACTTGCGCCGAATATTTATGGGATAATTCGATATTAATAGAGGGGCTATCACCATGTATTCCGGACACTCTATATGGATATTGTAAACTAACATATTCAAATTTGTTGCATTATTATTGCAATAAATTCGGTGTTAGCGCTGCATGGGGACGGTTATTTTATGTATATGGTCCTAATGAGGGGGGAAATAAGCTTATTACTAGTACGATAGAGAAACTTTGCAAAGAAGGCAAAGTAGCCTGCAGACAACCAAAGCGTGAGGTTGATTATATATATGTTAAGGACGCTGCAGAAGCACTTGCAAGGTTACTTTTTAGTTCAGTTGAAGGAAATATAAATATCGGATCAGGTAAACCAGTGAAAATTCAAAATATCATTGAGATGGTAATAAACAAGTTAAATATAGAGGAATACGAGTGTGATTTTTTTAGTGAAATTGTAAATTATAAAAATGTTGTTGCCGATATAACACGGCTAAATAGTGAATTGGGGTTTGGGTTAAATTATTCTTTAGAGCAAGGCATTGATGAAATGATTGCGTGGTGGAAAGCTAATGAAATTAGTAAATGA